In a single window of the Xylanimonas protaetiae genome:
- a CDS encoding carbohydrate ABC transporter permease: protein MTASPVAPDKTTQSPPPPRDEAYERKLLSRGRRGRFDVKVSPYLYISPFFLLFLVTGLFPLIYTAWIATRQWNTSTGDAGWAICGKLCDSTDPSWLGNFQWVLHQPDFWLALRNSFSIFLLSTIPQIICALILAAILDANLKAKTFWRMGVLLPYVIAPSAAGIIFSQVFSDNFGVINTILDGIGLEPVQWHASQLASHVAIATIVNFRWTGYNTLILLAAMQAIPRDVFEAAVVDGAGRVRQFLSVTIPMLRPTLIFVIITSTIGGLQIFDEPQMFGNTGTPGGPDKHYLTVSLYLWDLGFNRTTIGQPNLGRAAAVAWLLFIIVVVIAILNFLITRRIASTSGAPTKKKKSAKKELAR from the coding sequence GTGACCGCCTCACCTGTCGCCCCCGACAAGACCACGCAGAGCCCGCCACCACCGCGCGACGAGGCCTACGAGCGCAAGCTCCTGTCCCGAGGCCGCCGCGGCCGCTTCGACGTCAAGGTCTCGCCGTACCTGTACATCTCGCCGTTCTTCCTGCTTTTCCTGGTCACGGGCCTGTTCCCGCTGATCTACACGGCGTGGATCGCGACGCGGCAGTGGAACACGAGCACGGGCGACGCGGGCTGGGCCATCTGCGGCAAGCTGTGCGACTCGACGGACCCGTCGTGGCTCGGCAACTTCCAGTGGGTGCTCCACCAGCCGGACTTCTGGCTCGCGCTGCGCAACTCGTTCTCGATCTTCCTGCTGTCGACGATCCCGCAGATCATCTGCGCGCTGATCCTCGCGGCGATCCTCGACGCCAACCTCAAGGCCAAGACCTTCTGGCGCATGGGCGTCCTGCTGCCGTACGTGATCGCCCCGTCGGCCGCCGGCATCATCTTCTCGCAGGTCTTCTCGGACAACTTCGGCGTGATCAACACGATCCTCGACGGGATCGGGCTGGAACCGGTCCAGTGGCACGCCAGCCAGCTGGCGAGCCACGTCGCCATCGCGACGATCGTCAACTTCCGCTGGACGGGCTACAACACGCTGATCCTGCTGGCGGCGATGCAGGCCATCCCGCGCGACGTGTTCGAGGCCGCCGTCGTCGACGGCGCCGGCCGCGTGCGGCAGTTCCTCTCGGTGACGATCCCGATGCTGCGCCCGACGCTGATCTTCGTGATCATCACGTCGACCATCGGCGGCCTGCAGATCTTCGACGAGCCGCAGATGTTCGGCAACACCGGCACGCCCGGCGGGCCCGACAAGCACTACCTCACCGTGTCGCTGTACCTGTGGGACCTCGGCTTCAACCGCACCACGATCGGCCAGCCCAACCTCGGCCGCGCGGCCGCCGTCGCGTGGCTGCTGTTCATCATCGTCGTCGTCATCGCGATCCTGAACTTCCTGATCACGCGGCGGATCGCGTCGACGTCCGGGGCTCCCACGAAGAAGAAGAAGTCCGCGAAGAAGGAGCTGGCCCGATGA
- a CDS encoding GH36-type glycosyl hydrolase domain-containing protein, with protein sequence MRYGHFDDSAREYVITTPHTPYPWINYLGSEQFFSLLSHQAGGYSFYRDAKLRRLTRYRYNNIPTDVGGRYLFVNDGGDVWTPSWLPVKADLDHFEARHGLGYSTITGERGGLRVESTFLVPLGETAELQKVTFTNTSDAPKSFQAFPYVEFCLWNAEDDQTNYQRNLSIGEVEVEETTPSGGSAIYHRTEYRERRDHYAVFGVNVPAAGFDTDRDTFVGAYNYLGEAAVPRAGKAANSVASGWYPVGSFQVDVELAPGESKDVVIVLGYVENPDEEKWADDAHQVVDKQRAHALLERFATGASVDAAVTALKEHWTNLLSSYSVRSSDEKLDRMVNIWNQYQCMVTFNMSRSASFFETGMGRGMGFRDSSQDLLGFVHLVPERARERIVDIASTQFPDGSAYHQYQPLTKRGNHNLGSGFNDDPMWLVGGVAAYIKETGDWGILDEPVPFDNAEGSEVPLFEHLVKSVDHVLTHLGPHGLPLIGRADWNDCLNLNCFSTTPGESFQTTGNKTGGVAESTFIAAQFVLYGKEFVALARHRGDEAQATRAADAVEAMTQALLTDGWDGRWFLRAYDYYGNPIGTDAHDEGKIWIEPQGFAIMAGVGVESTDPTSPQWAASPAGKALTAVEEMLGTDHGMVLQYPAYTTYQVHMGEVSTYPPGYKENGGIFCHNNPWVIIAETVAGAGASAFDHYKRITPAYREDISDVHKLEPYVYAQMIAGKEAVRHGEAKNSWLTGTAAWNFVTVSQYLLGVRPDFDGLVVDPQLGPDLPEFTVTRVARGATYEITVTNSGTPGRRASLTVDGAPIEGRTVPYAPAGTTVRVAAVL encoded by the coding sequence ATGCGTTACGGCCACTTCGACGACTCGGCGCGTGAGTACGTCATCACGACGCCCCACACGCCGTACCCGTGGATCAACTACCTCGGGTCGGAGCAGTTCTTCTCGCTCCTGAGCCACCAGGCCGGCGGGTACTCGTTCTACCGCGACGCGAAGCTGCGCCGCCTCACGCGCTACCGCTACAACAACATCCCCACCGACGTCGGCGGCCGCTACCTGTTCGTCAACGACGGCGGGGACGTCTGGACGCCGTCCTGGCTGCCCGTCAAGGCCGACCTCGACCACTTCGAGGCCCGCCACGGCCTGGGCTACTCGACCATCACGGGCGAGCGCGGCGGCCTGCGCGTCGAGTCCACGTTCCTGGTACCGCTGGGCGAGACCGCCGAGCTCCAGAAGGTCACGTTCACCAACACCTCGGACGCCCCGAAGTCCTTCCAGGCGTTCCCCTACGTCGAGTTCTGCCTCTGGAACGCCGAGGACGACCAGACCAACTACCAGCGCAACCTGTCGATCGGCGAGGTCGAGGTCGAGGAGACGACGCCGTCGGGCGGCTCCGCGATCTACCACCGCACCGAGTACCGCGAGCGCCGCGACCACTACGCCGTCTTCGGCGTGAACGTGCCGGCCGCCGGCTTCGACACGGACCGCGACACGTTCGTGGGCGCCTACAACTACCTGGGCGAGGCCGCGGTGCCGCGCGCGGGCAAGGCCGCGAACTCGGTCGCGTCGGGCTGGTACCCGGTCGGCTCGTTCCAGGTCGACGTCGAGCTCGCCCCGGGCGAGAGCAAGGACGTCGTCATCGTCCTGGGCTACGTCGAGAACCCGGACGAGGAGAAGTGGGCCGACGACGCCCACCAGGTCGTCGACAAGCAGCGTGCGCACGCGCTGCTCGAGCGGTTCGCCACGGGCGCGTCCGTGGACGCCGCCGTGACCGCGCTGAAGGAGCACTGGACCAACCTGCTCTCGTCGTACTCGGTGCGGTCGTCGGACGAGAAGCTCGACCGGATGGTCAACATCTGGAACCAGTACCAGTGCATGGTCACGTTCAACATGTCCCGCTCGGCGTCGTTCTTCGAGACGGGCATGGGCCGCGGCATGGGCTTCCGCGACTCGTCGCAGGACCTGCTCGGCTTCGTGCACCTGGTCCCGGAGCGGGCGCGCGAGCGCATCGTCGACATCGCGTCGACGCAGTTCCCGGACGGCTCGGCGTACCACCAGTACCAGCCGCTGACGAAGCGCGGGAACCACAACCTGGGCTCGGGCTTCAACGACGACCCGATGTGGCTCGTGGGCGGTGTGGCCGCGTACATCAAGGAGACCGGCGACTGGGGCATCCTCGACGAGCCCGTGCCGTTCGACAACGCCGAGGGCTCCGAGGTGCCGCTGTTCGAGCACCTGGTGAAGTCGGTCGACCACGTGCTGACGCACCTGGGACCGCACGGGCTGCCGCTCATCGGGCGTGCCGACTGGAACGACTGCCTCAACCTCAACTGCTTCTCGACGACGCCGGGCGAGTCGTTCCAGACCACCGGCAACAAGACGGGCGGCGTCGCGGAGTCGACCTTCATCGCCGCGCAGTTCGTGCTCTACGGCAAGGAGTTCGTCGCGCTCGCGCGGCACCGCGGCGACGAGGCGCAGGCCACGCGGGCCGCCGACGCCGTCGAGGCCATGACGCAGGCCCTGCTCACCGACGGCTGGGACGGCCGCTGGTTCCTGCGCGCCTACGACTACTACGGCAACCCGATCGGCACCGACGCCCACGACGAGGGCAAGATCTGGATCGAGCCGCAGGGCTTCGCGATCATGGCCGGCGTGGGTGTCGAGTCCACGGACCCGACGTCGCCGCAGTGGGCCGCCTCGCCCGCGGGCAAGGCGCTCACGGCGGTCGAGGAGATGCTCGGCACGGACCACGGCATGGTGCTCCAGTACCCCGCGTACACCACCTACCAGGTGCACATGGGCGAGGTCTCCACGTACCCGCCGGGCTACAAGGAGAACGGCGGCATCTTCTGCCACAACAACCCGTGGGTCATCATCGCCGAGACGGTGGCCGGCGCCGGTGCGAGCGCGTTCGACCACTACAAGCGCATCACGCCCGCCTACCGCGAGGACATCTCCGACGTCCACAAGCTGGAGCCGTACGTGTACGCCCAGATGATCGCGGGCAAGGAGGCCGTGCGTCACGGCGAGGCGAAGAACTCGTGGCTGACCGGCACGGCCGCCTGGAACTTCGTCACGGTGTCGCAGTACCTGCTCGGGGTGCGCCCCGACTTCGACGGCCTCGTCGTCGACCCGCAGCTCGGCCCCGACCTGCCGGAGTTCACGGTCACGCGCGTGGCCCGCGGCGCGACCTACGAGATCACGGTCACGAACAGCGGCACCCCAGGCAGGCGAGCATCGCTCACGGTCGACGGCGCCCCGATCGAGGGCCGCACGGTCCCGTACGCCCCGGCGGGCACGACGGTCCGCGTGGCGGCCGTCCTCTGA
- a CDS encoding carbohydrate ABC transporter permease has translation MSSNQVSVAALRQYGGNGVANAAARRRKLGVTSEGRRPGWVSYAILTVVILVSVFPLYYAVSIASQADTSTQYGVEALRLGPALFRNLGAAFDELDFWHALGGTVLVSTLCAVSTVLFSTLAGYSFAKLQFRGRGPLLFFVIATMAIPTQLAVVPLWLMMSKIHLFGSLWAVIIPALVTAFGVFWMTQYLEGALPYELIEAARVDGASMIRTFWNIAVPAARPAAAMLFLFTFVAQWTNYYWPMLILGSNQKAVLTTAAAALRASRFTDYTLIMSGVVLTAFPLVLLFFFMGRQLVSGIMAGAVKG, from the coding sequence ATGAGCAGCAACCAGGTCTCGGTCGCCGCCCTGCGCCAGTACGGCGGCAACGGCGTCGCGAACGCCGCCGCCCGCCGGCGCAAGCTCGGCGTCACCTCCGAGGGCCGCCGCCCCGGCTGGGTCTCGTACGCCATCCTCACGGTCGTCATCCTGGTCTCGGTCTTCCCGTTGTACTACGCGGTGTCGATCGCCTCGCAGGCCGACACTTCGACGCAGTACGGCGTCGAGGCGCTCAGGCTCGGCCCGGCGCTCTTCCGCAACCTCGGCGCGGCGTTCGACGAGCTCGACTTCTGGCACGCGCTCGGCGGCACGGTCCTGGTGTCGACGCTCTGCGCGGTCTCGACCGTGCTGTTCTCGACGCTCGCGGGCTACTCGTTCGCGAAGCTGCAGTTCCGCGGCCGCGGCCCGCTGCTGTTCTTCGTCATCGCCACCATGGCCATCCCGACACAGCTCGCCGTCGTCCCGCTGTGGCTCATGATGTCGAAGATCCACCTGTTCGGGTCGCTCTGGGCCGTCATCATCCCCGCGCTCGTCACGGCGTTCGGCGTGTTCTGGATGACGCAGTACCTCGAGGGCGCGCTCCCCTACGAGCTCATCGAGGCCGCCCGCGTGGACGGCGCGTCGATGATCCGCACGTTCTGGAACATCGCCGTGCCGGCCGCGCGCCCCGCCGCCGCGATGCTGTTCCTGTTCACGTTCGTGGCGCAGTGGACCAACTACTACTGGCCCATGCTGATCCTCGGCTCGAACCAGAAGGCCGTGCTCACGACCGCCGCCGCGGCCCTGCGCGCCTCACGGTTCACCGACTACACCCTCATCATGTCGGGTGTCGTCCTGACGGCCTTCCCGCTGGTCCTGCTGTTCTTCTTCATGGGCCGGCAGCTGGTCTCCGGCATCATGGCCGGTGCCGTCAAGGGCTGA
- a CDS encoding glycoside hydrolase family 1 protein, producing MTIVVPGTGARRPAPGTTVPFTPSAPLGTTPNATGQVAFPEGFLWGAATAAFQIEGATWTDGRTDSIWDAFARVPGAVAGGDDGSVACDHYHRYRDDVALMRSLHLGAYRFSTSWARVRPDGGAPNPTGLAFYDRLVDELLAAEILPWVTLYHWDLPQALEDKGGWPNRDTAYLFADYAMTVHEALSDRVRVWTTLNEPWCSSFLSYTGGEHAPGRMSRTDGVAAAHHLLLAHGLAAAAIHEVDPEAVVGLTVNLTVPDPADPDDPADVAAAAKHDGMFNRTFIDPVLRGAYPADVREWLAPYGLDDVVKDGDLEIISTPIDALGVNYYNGSCLAGTPEPVADETLTVQAGGVRDDEDAHARTTLPPTPAPEGIWWRSRGLPRTAMGWEVQPEGLTRLLTRLHRDYTGPRGVALYVTENGAAFDDVADESGFVDDTSDRLAYFDAHLRAVKDAIDAGADVRGYFAWSLLDNFEWAHGYSKRFGIVRTDYATQERTVKASGRWYGDVARTNVVPDQEPS from the coding sequence ATGACGATCGTCGTGCCGGGCACCGGAGCCCGACGCCCCGCCCCGGGCACCACCGTCCCGTTCACGCCGTCGGCCCCCCTGGGCACGACGCCGAACGCGACCGGGCAGGTCGCCTTCCCCGAGGGCTTCCTGTGGGGCGCCGCCACCGCGGCCTTCCAGATCGAGGGCGCCACGTGGACCGACGGCCGGACGGACTCGATCTGGGACGCGTTCGCCCGCGTGCCGGGCGCCGTCGCCGGCGGCGACGACGGGTCGGTCGCCTGCGACCACTACCACCGCTACCGCGACGACGTCGCCCTGATGAGGTCCCTCCACCTGGGCGCGTACCGCTTCTCGACGTCGTGGGCCCGCGTGCGGCCCGACGGCGGTGCGCCCAACCCCACGGGCCTCGCGTTCTACGACCGCCTCGTCGACGAGCTGCTCGCCGCCGAGATCCTCCCCTGGGTCACGCTGTACCACTGGGACCTGCCGCAGGCCCTGGAGGACAAGGGCGGCTGGCCGAACCGCGACACGGCGTACCTGTTCGCGGACTACGCGATGACGGTCCACGAGGCGCTGTCCGACCGCGTGCGCGTGTGGACCACGCTCAACGAACCCTGGTGCTCGTCGTTCCTCAGCTACACGGGCGGCGAGCACGCCCCCGGACGCATGTCGCGCACCGACGGCGTCGCCGCCGCCCACCACCTGCTGCTCGCGCACGGCCTGGCCGCCGCGGCCATCCACGAGGTCGACCCCGAGGCGGTCGTCGGCCTCACCGTGAACCTCACGGTGCCCGACCCGGCAGACCCGGACGACCCGGCCGACGTCGCCGCCGCCGCCAAGCACGACGGCATGTTCAACCGCACCTTCATCGACCCGGTGCTGCGCGGCGCCTACCCGGCGGACGTGCGCGAGTGGCTCGCCCCGTACGGGCTCGACGACGTCGTCAAGGACGGCGACCTGGAGATCATCTCCACGCCGATCGACGCGCTCGGCGTCAACTACTACAACGGCTCCTGCCTCGCGGGCACGCCCGAGCCCGTGGCCGACGAGACGCTCACCGTCCAGGCCGGCGGCGTGCGCGACGACGAGGACGCGCACGCGCGCACGACGCTCCCGCCCACCCCGGCGCCCGAGGGCATCTGGTGGCGCTCGCGCGGCCTGCCGCGCACCGCGATGGGCTGGGAGGTACAGCCGGAGGGCCTGACCCGCCTGCTCACGCGCCTCCACCGCGACTACACGGGCCCGCGCGGCGTCGCGCTGTACGTCACCGAGAACGGCGCGGCGTTCGACGACGTCGCCGACGAGTCCGGCTTCGTGGACGACACGTCGGACCGGCTGGCCTACTTCGACGCCCACCTGCGCGCCGTCAAGGACGCCATCGACGCGGGCGCCGACGTGCGCGGGTACTTCGCCTGGTCGCTGCTCGACAACTTCGAGTGGGCGCACGGGTACTCGAAGAGGTTCGGCATCGTCCGTACCGACTACGCGACGCAGGAGCGTACGGTGAAGGCCTCGGGCCGCTGGTACGGCGACGTGGCTCGCACGAACGTCGTCCCGGACCAGGAGCCGTCGTGA
- a CDS encoding APC family permease, translated as MQLMRRRSIEATIAASDEPERHLRRTLGAWDLVVLGISVVIGAGIFSKAAMVSATQTGPAVVLSFVIAGVVCALAALCYAEFASHMPVAGSAYTFSYASMGELVAWIIGWDLILEMFFASGVVAKAWGLYLDNVLNLFGLGGVDEHGVASGIHNTVQLPGGITFDWGTVVLIAVLAAMLTIGTKLSTRFTGVLTAIKVGIVLLIIVVGFSYFSASRLSPFIPSTESFGESATHGTVWTQTLFSFFSGAELSVGGVFGILAGAGTVFFAFIGFDVVATAAEETRDPRRNVPRGILGGLAITTVLYILVSLALSGMATPQQLRDATPDGGASATIITAFQLQPNAPEWATKVIAVGILVGLTTVVMVLMLGLTRVVFAMSRDGLLPRSLSKTSERFGTPVRLQVGGAVLIALVTAFTKVDVLGNMVNIGTLSAFVLVSFGVPILRARRKKALAIEGKEETDHFRVPWSPALPIISGVACIWLMLQLDVETWVRFVVWLAVGFVIYFAYGYRSSQLHKHPQDIAADYREARQGSLGAEPRP; from the coding sequence ATGCAGCTCATGCGCCGGCGGTCGATCGAAGCCACGATCGCCGCATCCGACGAGCCGGAACGCCACCTCCGCCGCACCCTCGGCGCCTGGGACCTCGTGGTCCTCGGGATCTCCGTGGTCATCGGCGCGGGCATCTTCTCGAAGGCCGCGATGGTCTCGGCCACCCAGACGGGCCCCGCCGTCGTGCTGTCCTTCGTCATCGCGGGCGTCGTGTGCGCCCTGGCGGCCCTGTGCTACGCCGAGTTCGCGTCGCACATGCCGGTCGCGGGCTCGGCGTACACGTTCTCCTACGCGTCGATGGGCGAGCTCGTCGCCTGGATCATCGGCTGGGACCTCATCCTCGAGATGTTCTTCGCCTCGGGCGTCGTCGCCAAGGCGTGGGGCCTGTACCTCGACAACGTGCTCAACCTGTTCGGGCTGGGTGGCGTCGACGAGCACGGCGTCGCCTCGGGGATCCACAACACCGTCCAGCTGCCCGGCGGCATCACGTTCGACTGGGGCACCGTGGTGCTCATCGCCGTCCTCGCAGCGATGCTCACGATCGGCACCAAGCTCTCGACGCGGTTCACGGGCGTGCTCACCGCGATCAAGGTCGGCATCGTGCTGCTGATCATCGTCGTCGGCTTCTCCTACTTCTCCGCGTCGCGGCTGAGCCCGTTCATCCCGTCGACCGAGTCCTTCGGCGAGTCCGCGACGCACGGCACCGTGTGGACGCAGACGCTGTTCTCGTTCTTCTCCGGCGCCGAGCTGTCGGTCGGCGGCGTGTTCGGCATCCTCGCGGGCGCCGGCACGGTGTTCTTCGCGTTCATCGGCTTCGACGTCGTCGCCACCGCCGCGGAGGAGACGCGGGACCCGCGCCGCAACGTGCCCCGCGGCATCCTCGGCGGCCTCGCCATCACCACGGTGCTGTACATCCTGGTCTCGCTCGCGCTGTCCGGGATGGCGACGCCGCAGCAGCTGCGCGACGCGACGCCCGACGGCGGCGCGTCCGCCACGATCATCACGGCGTTCCAGCTCCAGCCGAACGCGCCCGAGTGGGCCACCAAGGTCATCGCCGTCGGCATCCTCGTGGGCCTGACCACCGTGGTCATGGTGCTCATGCTCGGCCTCACGCGCGTCGTGTTCGCGATGTCGCGCGACGGCCTGCTGCCGCGCAGCCTCTCGAAGACCTCCGAGCGCTTCGGCACCCCGGTGCGCCTCCAGGTCGGCGGCGCGGTCCTCATCGCCCTCGTCACGGCCTTCACGAAGGTCGACGTGCTGGGCAACATGGTCAACATCGGCACGCTCTCCGCGTTCGTGCTCGTGAGCTTCGGCGTCCCGATCCTGCGGGCGCGCCGGAAGAAGGCCCTCGCGATCGAGGGCAAGGAGGAGACGGACCACTTCCGCGTGCCGTGGTCGCCCGCGCTGCCGATCATCTCCGGCGTCGCGTGCATCTGGCTCATGCTCCAGCTCGACGTCGAGACCTGGGTGCGGTTCGTGGTCTGGCTCGCCGTCGGGTTCGTCATCTACTTCGCGTACGGCTACCGCAGCTCGCAGCTGCACAAGCACCCGCAGGACATCGCGGCGGACTACCGCGAGGCGCGTCAGGGGAGCCTCGGCGCCGAGCCGCGCCCCTGA
- a CDS encoding ABC transporter substrate-binding protein, translating to MGSIRTRRGLAATAGIAAIALTLTACGGSGDNAADGGNGSDDQVVIKVSTFNNFGFGAPTAQKPGADLWKKYEALHPNVKIEETVAAKSDDARAAFNTAIATGSGAFDIQAVDVDWMPSIMAQPDKFVDLTDYVKDNDWLDWKTQGATTDDGKLVGAGTDIGPEGICFRSDLLAAAGLPSDRDALKEALGGADATWDKYFELGAQYVQKSGGKAWFDSSAAVFQGMVNQIEESHVSKDGEIIAGTDAKGAQQVKADFDQLTAAALAGQSAGLAQWSDDFNAAFNTDKFATTLCPAWFINNIKGNAGEDFKGWDIADVFPGGGGNWGGSYLVVPEQSKVKEEAAKLAAWLSAPEQQVAVFSAASNYPSSPTAQADPAVAGKVDAFLNDAPVGEIFKNRAAAVTVTPFKGAQYFDIQTKLADALNRVDVTKTQTPAQSWDQWLQDVAGLQ from the coding sequence GTGGGTAGCATCCGCACGCGCCGCGGCCTGGCCGCCACCGCGGGTATCGCCGCCATCGCCCTCACCCTCACCGCCTGCGGTGGGAGCGGCGACAACGCCGCCGACGGCGGCAACGGCTCGGACGACCAGGTCGTCATCAAGGTCAGCACGTTCAACAACTTCGGCTTCGGCGCCCCCACGGCCCAGAAGCCGGGTGCGGACCTCTGGAAGAAGTACGAGGCGCTCCACCCGAACGTCAAGATCGAGGAGACCGTCGCGGCCAAGTCCGACGACGCGCGCGCCGCGTTCAACACGGCCATCGCGACCGGCTCGGGCGCCTTCGACATCCAGGCCGTCGACGTCGACTGGATGCCGTCGATCATGGCCCAGCCCGACAAGTTCGTGGACCTGACGGACTACGTCAAGGACAACGACTGGCTGGACTGGAAGACCCAGGGCGCCACCACCGACGACGGCAAGCTCGTCGGCGCCGGCACCGACATCGGCCCGGAGGGCATCTGCTTCCGCAGCGACCTGCTCGCGGCCGCCGGCCTGCCGTCCGACCGTGACGCCCTCAAGGAGGCGCTCGGCGGCGCGGACGCCACGTGGGACAAGTACTTCGAGCTCGGCGCGCAGTACGTCCAGAAGTCGGGCGGCAAGGCGTGGTTCGACTCGTCGGCCGCCGTCTTCCAGGGCATGGTCAACCAGATCGAGGAGTCGCACGTCTCCAAGGACGGCGAGATCATCGCCGGCACCGACGCCAAGGGCGCCCAGCAGGTCAAGGCCGACTTCGACCAGCTGACCGCGGCCGCCCTCGCCGGCCAGTCCGCCGGCCTGGCGCAGTGGAGCGACGACTTCAACGCCGCGTTCAACACCGACAAGTTCGCCACCACGCTGTGCCCCGCGTGGTTCATCAACAACATCAAGGGCAACGCGGGCGAGGACTTCAAGGGCTGGGACATCGCCGACGTCTTCCCCGGCGGCGGGGGCAACTGGGGCGGCTCGTACCTCGTCGTGCCGGAGCAGTCGAAGGTCAAGGAGGAGGCCGCCAAGCTCGCCGCGTGGCTGAGCGCCCCCGAGCAGCAGGTCGCCGTCTTCTCGGCCGCCTCGAACTACCCGTCGTCGCCGACCGCCCAGGCCGACCCGGCCGTGGCCGGCAAGGTCGACGCGTTCCTGAACGACGCCCCGGTGGGTGAGATCTTCAAGAACCGTGCCGCGGCCGTGACGGTCACCCCGTTCAAGGGCGCCCAGTACTTCGACATCCAGACGAAGCTGGCCGACGCGCTCAACCGCGTCGACGTCACCAAGACGCAGACCCCTGCGCAGTCGTGGGACCAGTGGCTGCAGGACGTCGCCGGCCTCCAGTGA
- a CDS encoding LacI family DNA-binding transcriptional regulator produces the protein MTLGSAPTLDDVAREANVSRSTASRAINGGDRVSPEAQAAVDAAVARLGYTPNRAARSLVTRRTDSIALVVPEPDTMMLTDPFLTGVLRGVTDGIAGTDLQLVLLLNRVDEAPGRIARYLGSGHVDGAIIASAHERHQLEAALTRSHLPAVFVGRPFGEMSHHFVDVDNVEGSRLATQRLVERGCRRIGTVTGPQDMSAGIDRLHGFRETLAAAGLPSEAVAHGDFTAVGGGEAAARLLDEHPDLDGIFAASDLMAEGVLRTLHSRGKRVPDDVAVVGFDDLGVAQHTTPRLTTVHNPVVATTMAATATLLGLLAGAPVPAAPQIFTPYLVEGESA, from the coding sequence GTGACCCTCGGAAGCGCCCCCACCCTCGACGACGTCGCCCGGGAGGCGAACGTCTCCCGCTCGACGGCGTCGCGCGCCATCAACGGCGGGGACCGCGTCTCGCCCGAGGCGCAGGCGGCCGTCGACGCCGCCGTCGCCCGGCTCGGCTACACGCCCAACCGCGCGGCCCGCTCGCTGGTGACCCGGCGCACCGACTCGATCGCCCTCGTGGTGCCCGAGCCCGACACGATGATGCTCACGGACCCGTTCCTCACGGGCGTGCTGCGGGGCGTCACCGACGGCATCGCGGGCACGGACCTCCAGCTCGTGCTGCTGCTCAACCGCGTGGACGAGGCTCCCGGCCGCATCGCCCGCTACCTCGGGTCGGGGCACGTGGACGGGGCGATCATCGCCTCGGCGCACGAGCGCCACCAGCTCGAGGCGGCGCTGACGAGGTCGCACCTCCCGGCGGTGTTCGTGGGCCGCCCGTTCGGCGAGATGTCGCACCACTTCGTCGACGTCGACAACGTCGAGGGGTCGCGCCTGGCGACGCAGCGGCTCGTCGAGCGCGGCTGCCGCCGCATCGGCACCGTCACGGGCCCGCAGGACATGTCCGCCGGCATCGACCGGCTCCACGGCTTCCGCGAGACGCTCGCGGCGGCCGGGCTGCCGTCCGAGGCCGTCGCGCACGGCGACTTCACCGCCGTCGGCGGCGGGGAGGCCGCCGCCCGGCTGCTCGACGAGCACCCGGACCTCGACGGCATCTTCGCGGCGTCCGACCTCATGGCCGAGGGCGTGCTGCGCACGCTGCACTCGCGCGGCAAGCGCGTGCCCGACGACGTCGCCGTGGTCGGCTTCGACGACCTCGGCGTCGCGCAGCACACCACCCCGCGCCTGACCACCGTGCACAACCCCGTGGTGGCCACGACGATGGCGGCCACGGCGACCCTCCTGGGCCTCCTGGCGGGAGCCCCGGTGCCCGCCGCCCCACAGATCTTCACCCCATACCTGGTGGAGGGCGAGAGCGCCTGA